The stretch of DNA TCCTCGCGGCCCGCGACTGGCGCGCGGACGTCGAGCGCCTGATGCTGCCGTACCACGAGCGGCTGCTGCCGGTGCTGGACGACCTGGAACCCATGTGGACCCACGGCGACTGGCACGGCACGAACCTGCTGTGGACCCACGACGTCCCGACCTCGATCTTCGACTTCGGACTCGCCGACCGCACCTACGCGGTCCACGACATCGCGGTGGCGCTGGAGCGGTTCGCCGTGGACTGGCTCGCGATCCGCGAGGGCGCACCGGGCTGGTCCGAGAAGTGGCCGGTGACCTGGTTCCTGCGCTTCTACCAGCTGCGCCGCCGGATCACCCCGGCCGAGCGGCAGGCGCTGCCGCTGCTCTTCCCGCTCTGCCACGCCGAGTACGAGCTCTCGGAGATCGACTACTTCCTGTCGGTCGTCCCGGGCAGCAGCGAGAAGAACGCCGAGATCGCCTACCGCGACTGGTTCCTCGGCCACGCACAATGGGCGAAGTCCGAGGAAGGACAAGCCTTCCTCGGACTTCTGGGAGGGGACAAGCCGGTCTGAGACCGGCCCACAGCGTCTTCTAGTGCCCCTCGGCCTCCTGGGTGTGCTTCGACATCGAGAAGGCGACGGCCCAGGCGACCACCAGGATGGCGGCGCTGATCGCGAACACCAGGACCGCGGCGGTCGGGACGCTGGTCAGCGTCGCGCCGGCCTTGTCGAAGAACACCGTGCCAAGGGCGGCGATCCCGAATGCGCCGGCCAGCTGCTGCATCGCGTTCAGCAGGCCCGAGGCCGAGCCGACCTCGGCGTCGTCCAGGTCGCCCAGGACCGTGCCGAAGATCGGGCCGAAGATCAGGCCCATGCCCATGCCGGAGACCAGCAGCGGGGCGATCAGCGTGAGGCTGGTGGTGGTCGCGCCGTAGGTGTGGACCAGCAGTGCGGAGATCACCGTGCCCAGGGACATCACCAGCATGCCGGACTGCAGCGTGCGGCGCGGGCCGATCTTCGGCATCAGGCCCTGCGAGACGCCCATGGAGATGATCGTGCCGATCGACCAGGGCAGCATCGTCAGACCGGCGTGCAGCGCGCTGAAGTGCAGCCCGATCTGCATGAACAGGGTGTAGACGAAGAACACGCCGCTCATCGCCGCCGCGAAGGAGAACAGGACCGCGATGCCGCTGATGAAGGAGCGCTTGCGGAAGACGGTCGGCACCACGAACGGGTCGCGGCCGGCGGCGTTGCGCCGCCGCTGGTGCAGGGCGAAGACGCCGAAGGTCGGGACCGAGGCGGCCATCATGGCGAACATCCACGTCGGCCAGCCGGACTCGCGGCCCTGGACCAGCGGGTAGACCAGCAGCATGACGCCGCCGGTGGCCAGCAGCATGCCGACGATGTCCAGCTTGGGCTTGTCCGGGCCGGCGGCGTGGTCGTCGTGCGGCAGCACTTTGGCGCCGAAGGTCAGCGCGATGATCCCGACCGGGATGTTGACCAGGAAGATGGCCCGCCAGCTCAGCCCGAACAGGTCGGCGCCGACCAGCCAGCCGCCCAGGATCGGGCCGAAGGTCGCGGCCAGGCCCATCATCGGGCCGAAGATGCCGAAGACGGAGTTCATCTTCTCCGCCGGCACCATCGCCCGCAGCATGCCCAGGCCCTGCGGGATCATCACCGCGGCGAAGGCGCCCTGCAGGATGCGCGCGCCGATCAGCTCGCCCGAGGTCTGCGCCAGCGAGCACAGGATCGAGCCGGCCAGGAAGCCGGTGATGCCGACCATGAACATCCGCTTGCGGCCGAAGACGTCGCCGAGCCGGCCGCCGGTGGTCAGCATGACCGCGAAGGCCAGGGTGTAGCCGGCCACGATCCACTGCAGCGCCGAGGTCGAGGCGCCCAGGTCGGTGCGCAGGACCGGGCTGGCGATGTTCATGATCGTGGTGTCGAGCAGGTCCATGATGTCGGCGCCGATGATCGCGAACAGCGCCAGGA from Catenulispora sp. GP43 encodes:
- a CDS encoding DHA2 family efflux MFS transporter permease subunit; amino-acid sequence: MTSTIDTTNQTADRPDNPPPDSEAAQSPAKTKLGKAVILALFAIIGADIMDLLDTTIMNIASPVLRTDLGASTSALQWIVAGYTLAFAVMLTTGGRLGDVFGRKRMFMVGITGFLAGSILCSLAQTSGELIGARILQGAFAAVMIPQGLGMLRAMVPAEKMNSVFGIFGPMMGLAATFGPILGGWLVGADLFGLSWRAIFLVNIPVGIIALTFGAKVLPHDDHAAGPDKPKLDIVGMLLATGGVMLLVYPLVQGRESGWPTWMFAMMAASVPTFGVFALHQRRRNAAGRDPFVVPTVFRKRSFISGIAVLFSFAAAMSGVFFVYTLFMQIGLHFSALHAGLTMLPWSIGTIISMGVSQGLMPKIGPRRTLQSGMLVMSLGTVISALLVHTYGATTTSLTLIAPLLVSGMGMGLIFGPIFGTVLGDLDDAEVGSASGLLNAMQQLAGAFGIAALGTVFFDKAGATLTSVPTAAVLVFAISAAILVVAWAVAFSMSKHTQEAEGH